One Leishmania major strain Friedlin complete genome, chromosome 29 DNA segment encodes these proteins:
- a CDS encoding conserved hypothetical protein (previous protein_id=AAZ09712.1), whose amino-acid sequence MTAVAATTSITTTRALDEFRSGNVDTAQLILEEAAKSEHNVNELLSIHCMRATLAAMKGSMDVTAITAQLAPGEPVRVPVQSYLEGIAAMARGDLTTARRRLETAVERCEGFGAAMVCLAAVYYLTSQYEKSYAQYCCTLKMFGSEKTPPVVRVGMGLCAFRLQRLVDARRILERAIEVHPDDELAWLGLLAVYIDLRMLPQIHTAVMRLKQLMPQNTTVLLKVCDLAYFRSLEDGRLKSSMGRLRSLLRYVRQTASPEEMALVDFHEGRLLLACGEVAAAQPLLESAVRANPNLLAARIHYARLLMHANRHVDAETLLMEVNRTWPNEKEVLQMLAILATRAGRHNEALRYSHTLTMTVAQGDVNSWALAAVCSRLDTGHCGRICAHVRAVQRELKLPSSWKLSANLAILSGDVEALQGIVDAELGAAFLMSNTAVDVSYVPLLYNLALLLEKREPVRARQLYVYLVKHHSTFAAPYYRLHFLAKEAGQLQQAMAWLQWLLKVHPMEAAAQTCMAQLYMETSSAKEALAIFKKVNASELQLPVALAVGATSLQACQQSSSQWPKLLASARSFYRKALAKDPRNILAAHGYACCDGLERRGDAAEAMLNSVSEVTPLSTVPTSNVDAHRANVKMLSHGYKQAADYFARMPTRTSEQDAMYSYCIATEGRYAEALELIHTASIKAPGEDPMLVYNTALLHFMAFVDGLKGTRALTAAQGESLLAHLEAGQQGTTFLDGIKGKYELMSRAKRYLRSISAYCERHRATVHTLVEAGQQRAKELAQAEEGWRRVFALHKAEQERRQEEEELAEHQKAEERKLTEADVYARFRQSRIQQPAVLLNADLLAATMADAMQDTMPVDEPPAALGEEEDGMP is encoded by the coding sequence ATGACGGCGGTAGCAGCCACGACAAGCATCACGACGACGCGGGCGTTGGACGAATTCCGCAGCGGTAATGTCGATACGGCGCAGCTCATACTAGAAGAGGCAGCCAAGTCCGAGCATAATGTAAATGAGCTGCTGTCCATCCACTGCATGCGCGCCACCTTGGCTGCGATGAAGGGCAGCATGGACGTCACGGCCATCACCGCGCAGCTCGCTCCCGGCGAGCCGGTGCGGGTGCCGGTACAGAGCTACTTAGAAGGCATTGCCGCCATGGCGCGCGGCGATCTGACCACGGCACGAAGGCGCCTGGAAACGGCAGTGGAGCGGTGCGAGGGCTTTGGCGCCGCCATGGTGTGTCTCGCCGCCGTGTACTACCTCACTAGCCAATACGAGAAGAGCTACGCGCAGTACTGCTGCACCTTGAAGATGTTCGGCTCCGAGAAGacgccgccggtggtgcGGGTAGGAATGGGCCTGTGCGCCTTCCGGCTGCAGCGACTCGTAGATGCCCGGCGCATCCTTGAGCGCGCCATCGAGGTGCACCCCGATGATGAGCTCGCGTGGCTGGGGCTGCTGGCCGTCTACATTGACCTTCGCATGCTGCCACAGATCCACACAGCCGTGATGCGTCTCAAGCAGTTGATGCCTCAGAACACGACGGTGCTACTGAAAGTGTGCGACTTAGCCTACTTCCGCTCCTTGGAGGACGGGCGGCTGAAGAGCTCCATGGGGCGGCTGCGTAGTCTGCTGCGGTATGTGCGGCAGACAGCCTCGCCTGAAGAAATGGCGCTGGTCGACTTCCACGAGggccggctgctgctcgcctgtggcgaggtggcggcggcgcagccgctcctcgaGTCCGCCGTGCGGGCGAACCCGAACCTCCTAGCCGCCCGTATCCATTACGCCCGACTACTGATGCACGCCAACCGCCACGTCGACgcggagacgctgctgaTGGAGGTGAACAGGACATGGCCCAATGAGAAGGAGGTGCTACAGATGCTCGCCATTCTCGCCACGCGGGCGGGTCGACACAACGAGGCCCTTCGCTACAGTCACACACTAACCATGACGGTGGCGCAGGGCGACGTGAACTCGTGGGCGTTGGCCGCCGTATGTTCCCGTCTAGACACGGGGCACTGCGGGCGGAtctgcgcgcacgtgcgtgccgtTCAGCGGGAGCTAAAACTGCCCTCTAGCTGGAAGCTGAGCGCCAACCTCGCCATCCTGTCAGGGGatgtggaggcgctgcagggcaTCGTGGACGCGGAGCTAGGGGCGGCCTTTCTCATGTCCAACACCGCAGTGGACGTTTCCTACGTGCCGCTGTTGTACAACCTGGCCCTGCTGCTTGAGAAGCGGGAGCCGGTGCGCGCACGGCAACTTTACGTGTACCTCGTCAAGCACCACAGCACCTTTGCTGCACCGTACTATCGCCTGCATTTCCTGGCAAAGGAAGCAggtcagctgcagcaggccatGGCGTGGCTGCAGTGGCTGCTGAAGGTGCACCCGATGGAGGCCGCGGCCCAGACATGCATGGCGCAGCTGTACATGGAGACGTCAAGCGCGAAGGAAGCGCTGGCTATCTTCAAGAAGGTTAACGCCTCCGAGTTGCAGCTTCCTGTTGCTCTCGCCGTCGGTGCCACCTCTCTGCAGGCGTGCCAGCAATCGTCCTCGCAGTGGCCGAAGCTGCTCGCCTCGGCGCGCTCCTTTTACCGGAAGGCCCTCGCCAAGGACCCACGCAACATTCTCGCAGCCCACGGCTACGCGTGCTGCGACGGACtggagcggcgcggcgacgccgctgaaGCGATGCTGAACAGCGTGAGTGAGGTGACCCCGCTTTCCACCGTGCCGACAAGCAACGTcgacgcgcaccgcgcgaATGTGAAGATGCTCAGCCACGGCTACAAGCAGGCCGCGGACTACTTTGCGCGCATGCCGACGCGCACATCGGAGCAGGACGCGATGTACTCGTACTGCATCGCTACGGAGGGGCGGTACGCGGAGGCTCTTGAGCTGATCCACACCGCCTCCATCAAGGCACCAGGTGAGGATCCGATGCTGGTGTACAAtacagcgctgctgcacttcATGGCCTTCGTTGACGGGCTGAAAGGCACCCGCGCCCTTACGGCGGCGCAGGGTGAGTCGCTTCTCGCCCACCTCGAGGCCGGGCAGCAGGGCACCACTTTCCTGGATGGCATCAAGGGCAAGTACGAGTTGATGAGTCGTGCCAAGCGCTACCTTCGATCTATCAGCGCCTACTGCGAGCGCCACCGTGCcaccgtgcacacgcttgtggAGGCTGGCCAGCAGCGGgcgaaggagctggcgcaggcCGAGGAGGGATGGCGGCGCGTTTTTGCGTTGCAcaaggcggagcaggagcgccgacaagaggaggaggagttgGCGGAGCAccagaaggcggaggagcgcaAGCTGACGGAGGCAGACGTGTATGCACGCTTTCGTCAAAGCCGAATTCAGCAaccggcggtgctgctgaacGCGGACTTGCTtgcggcgacgatggcggaTGCCATGCAGGACACGATGCCGGTAGACGAaccgccagcggcgctgggggaagaggaggacgggATGCCGTAA
- a CDS encoding conserved hypothetical protein (previous protein_id=AAZ09713.1), which produces MPANAGQRCSHARKLYLYFLLHLPHTRVFPPLPLTLPPPTHTCVYVLLQFSLLHSPAFAVGLPFLESSTAAKMTDKSVYGGLFQDPPYLSSDPDPKKTDPYDKKDAIPSRYLGKNMTIGGRVPPGQHPDAYFDKRFLTLASSEQNGGKPVDYDESKQRTAASRTNTKNAISDKEFCYSSYPEKSTGPGSYYGCFQNRPYEYMTEPWDDGKSKKKKRAPKPKEEEPTHLPNIKTNPAKKGTYGYPGLLLSNPSYNDDWKKDYAAAEANRARRERKQGPAPKALGPPFHIPGVSHSYIDEMPNTGVSAVYAAYEAPADSAAEKRKAKREAAAAPTLVHERAFYGSANRSGEPGCLNPFPNLWVHPDETQPSKIALRKQAQKEKEEAARQPKRTEVWRPNSFGKTSVVSSCLRRFY; this is translated from the coding sequence ATGCCAGCCAACGCCGGTCAGCGATGCTCACATGCCAGGAAGTTGTACCTCTAtttccttctccatctccctcACACACGTGTGTTCCCCCCACTTCCCCtaaccctccccccccccacacacacatgcgtctATGTTCTTCTCCAGTTCTCGCTCCTGCATTCACCCGCCTTCGCCGTCGGACTCCCCTTTCTCGAATCCTCTACAGCCGCTAAAATGACGGACAAAAGCGTCTATGGCGGTCTCTTTCAAGACCCGCCGTACCTGTCCTCCGACCCGGATCCGAAAAAGACGGACCCCTACGACAAGAAGGATGCCATCCCGTCAAGGTACTTGGGCAAGAACATGACGATCGGCGGCCGTGTGCCGCCTGGCCAGCACCCTGACGCCTACTTCGACAAGAGGTTCCTCaccctcgcctcctcggaGCAGAACGGAGGTAAGCCGGTGGACTACGACGAGagcaagcagcgcaccgccgcctccaggaCAAACACCAAGAACGCCATCTCTGACAAAGAGTTCTGCTACTCATCGTACCCGGAGAAGAGCACTGGCCCCGGTAGCTACTACGGATGCTTTCAGAATCGCCCGTACGAATACATGACGGAGCCGTGGGATGATGGTAAGtccaagaagaagaagagggcacCGAAgccgaaggaggaggagccgaCGCACTTGCCTAACATCAAGACGAACCCCGCCAAGAAGGGCACGTATGGCTACCCCGGACTGCTGCTGAGCAACCCCTCTTACAACGACGACTGGAAGAAGGACtacgccgcagcagaggcaaACAGGGCACGCAGGGAGCGTAAGCAGGGCCCCGCACCAAAGGCACTAGGGCCACCGTTTCACATTCCTGGTGTGAGCCACTCCTACATCGACGAGATGCCGAATACGGGCGTGTCCGCGGTGTATGCGGCCTACGAGGCCCCGGCGGATAGCGCTGCTGAGAAGCGCAAGGCCAAGAGGgaagctgcggctgctcctACCCTAGTCCATGAGCGTGCGTTCTACGGGTCTGCCAACCGGTCCGGCGAGCCGGGTTGCCTGAACCCGTTCCCCAACTTGTGGGTGCACCCGGATGAGACGCAGCCGTCGAAGATCGCGCTGCGCAAACAGGCgcagaaggagaaggaggaggcggctcGGCAGCCCAAAAGAACCGAAGTGTGGAGGCCGAACTCCTTCGGGAAGACGTCTGTAGTGTCCTCGTGCCTTCGCAGGTTCTACTGA
- a CDS encoding putative serine/threonine-protein kinase (previous protein_id=AAZ09714.1): protein MAQVAEESRALESHVFRNKYRQIKSIGKGSFGEAVLVRSKLDGKRYVAKAIDSISMTPKERRDVQNEIRILAAVDHPNIIRYHEHFEDDTLIFIIMEYADGGDLSFRIKEAKKQDVPQPFDPNLAMFWFLQICMALKYLHDNHILHRDLKTANIFLTSKNVVKLGDFGISTILQNTMACAKTVCGTPYYFSPELCQSKPYNNKSDVWALGVVFYETLTLHRPFNAKTLKDLLKKILAGNYDPIPTTIPVEMRSLCASLLQVNYMQRPSINRILESPYVQSTLRSFSEDLARQVEKDRSDFEAKKLSEREKHAQSSPLKEEVARMPQEPAKPQLSEREQMAMLRGMDREKMKAMLAKQAAEEKSAPKTATAPEQMGHPDVDDDGDYIAQKKAMVENTKEIVGKSNLGGHPEEFGDGPADSAPQVETITMANGRTVLASRVRDHLEKEMGFELLNRAVELYNSGMMSGLTNSEMQHELTELLGPAFAHNANAITKLAVWEGKQ from the coding sequence atggcGCAAGTAGCAGAGGAGTCGCGGGCGCTGGAGAGCCACGTGTTCCGCAACAAGTACCGCCAAATCAAGTCGATCGGCAAAGGCAGCTTcggcgaggcggtgctcGTCCGCTCAAAGCTAGATGGCAAGCGCTACGTGGCCAAGGCAATCGACTCCATTTCCATGACGCCCAAAGAGCGGCGTGACGTGCAGAATGAGATTCGCATTCTAGCCGCCGTCGACCACCCCAACATCATTCGCTACCACGAGCACTTTGAGGATGACACTCTAATCTTCATTATCATGGAATacgccgacggtggcgacTTGAGCTTTCGTATAAAGGAGGCAAAGAAGCAAGACGTGCCGCAGCCCTTCGACCCAAACTTGGCGATGTTCTGGTTTCTGCAGATCTGTATGGCGCTCAAGTACCTGCATGACAACCACATCCTTCACCGCGACCTCAAGACGGCCAACATCTTCCTCACCTCCAAGAACGTGGTGAAGCTTGGCGACTTCGGTATTTCAACAATCCTCCAGAACACGATGGCATGCGCCAAGACTGTGTGCGGCACCCCCTACTATTTCTCGCCGGAGCTCTGCCAAAGCAAGCCGTATAACAACAAGAGTGATGTGTGGGCTCTGGGCGTCGTCTTCTACGAGACCCTCACCCTGCACCGCCCCTTCAACGCCAAGACGCTGAAGGACCTACTAAAGAAGATATTAGCAGGTAACTACGACCCAATCCCCACCACAATTCCAGTGGAGATGCGCTCCCTGTGTGCCAGCCTGCTGCAGGTGAACTATATGCAGCGTCCCAGCATCAACCGCATCCTAGAGAGCCCCTACGTGCAAAGCACCCTGCGCAGCTTCAGTGAGGACTTGGCCCGCCAGGTGGAGAAGGACCGCTCCGACTTCGAGGCGAAGAAGCTTAGCGAGCGCGAGAAGCATGCTCAGTCGAGCCCCctgaaggaggaggtggcgaggATGCCGCAAGAGCCGGCAAAACCACAACTCAGCGAGCGCGAGCAGatggcgatgctgcgcggcaTGGACCGCGAGAAGATGAAGGCAATGCTGGCGAAGCAGGCCGCTGAGGAAAAGTCTGCGCCTAAGACCGCAACGGCACCTGAGCAGATGGGCCATCCTGATGTGGATGATGATGGCGACTACATCGCGCAGAAGAAGGCCATGGTGGAGAACACCAAGGAAATTGTGGGCAAGTCAAACCTTGGCGGGCACCCAGAGGAGTTCGGCGACGGCCCCGCCGACAGCGCCCCACAGGTGGAGACGATCACGATGGCGAATGGGCGCACGGTGCTTGCCTCCAGGGTACGCGACCACCTGGAGAAGGAGATGGGCTTTGAGCTGCTGAATCGCGCCGTCGAGCTTTACAACTCTGGTATGATGAGCGGCCTCACCAACTCGGAGATGCAGCACGAGCTGACTGAACTCTTAGGACCGGCATTTGCGCACAACGCCAACGCCATCACGAAGCTGGCCGTCTGGGAGGGGAAGCAGTAG